The Pseudomonas viciae genomic interval AGTCGCGATACTGCATGCAAAAGCCTCATGGTGGCCGTGGCGTTCGGGGGCCCGAGTTTAACGCCGCCCGCTCAAATTAGTGAATGCGCAGATAGCAAAAAGCCGGGTTTCCCCGGCTCTTGCTAGCCTGTTCGATTTACTTGCGTTTCATCGACAGGAAGAACTCATCGTTGGTCTTGGTCTGTTTCAGCTTGTCGACCAGGAACTCGATGGCGGCGACTTCGTCCATCGGATGCAGCAGTTTGCGCAGGATCCACATACGCTGCAGCTCGTCATCGGCCGTCAGCAACTCTTCGCGGCGGGTGCCGGAACGGTTGATGTTGATGGCCGGGAAGACGCGCTTTTCGGCGATCTTACGATCCAGAGGCAATTCCATGTTGCCAGTGCCTTTGAATTCCTCGTAGATCACTTCGTCCATCTTCGAGCCGGTTTCAACCAGCGCGGTGGCGATGATGGTCAGCGAGCCGCCTTCTTCGATGTTGCGCGCGGCGCCGAAGAAACGCTTCGGTTTCTCCAGGGCGTGGGCATCGACACCACCGGTCAGCACCTTGCCGGAGCTCGGGATCACGGTGTTGTAGGCACGGGCCAGACGGGTGATGGAGTCCAGCAGGATCACCACGTCTTTCTTGTGCTCGACCAGGCGCTTGGCCTTCTCGATCACCATTTCGGCAACCTGCACGTGGCGGGTCGGCGGCTCGTCGAACGTCGAGGCGACCACTTCGCCGCGCACGGTGCGCTGCATCTCGGTCACTTCTTCCGGACGCTCGTCGATCAGCAGCACGATCAGATGAACTTCAGGGTTGTTACGGGCGATGTTGGCCGCGATGTTCTGCAGCATGATCGTCTTGCCCGCTTTCGGCGGTGCCACGATCAGACCACGCTGGCCTTTGCCGATGGGTGCGCACAGGTCGATGACACGACCGGTGAGGTCTTCGGTGGAACCGTTGCCGGCTTCCATCTTCATGCGCACGGTCGGGAACAGCGGGGTCAGGTTCTCGAAGAGAATCTTGTTCTTCGCGTTTTCCGGACGGTCGAAGTTGATCGTGTCGACCTTGAGCAGCGCGAAATAACGCTCGCCTTCCTTCGGAGGACGGATCTTGCCAACGATGGTGTCACCGGTGCGCAAGTTGAAACGGCGGATCTGGCTCGGCGAGACGTAGATATCGTCTGGGCCAGCGAGATAGGAAGCGTCTGCAGAGCGGAGAAAGCCGAAGCCGTCCTGGAGAATCTCCAGCACGCCATCACCGGAGATTTCCTCGCCGCTTTTCGCGTGCTTTTTGAGCAGGGAGAAAATCACGTCCTGCTTGCGCGAACGGGCCATATTTTCTATGCCCATCTGTTCGGCCAATTCGAGCAGTTCGGTAATCGGCTTTTGCTTGAGTTCAGTCAGATTCATATAGGAATGACGTAATCATTTATGGAGGGGGGAAATTAAGCTTTTGGCTTAATGAGGCCGCGCCGCGGAGAAGGCGACAGGATCGCGTACTTATTCGAAAGGAGTGCGTCGGCGACGGCTTGCAGGGGGCAATGGAGAAACCAGTGCGGGGCCGAATGTAACACCTGGGTTTGCGAGCGTCTAGCCCCGAATAACGAAAAAGCCCCGCGATTTGCGGGGCTTTTTCAATGGCATTCGGCGCTTAGATGTTGGCGTCGAGGAAAGCAGCCAGTTGCGACTTCGACAGCGCACCCACCTTGGTGGCTTCGACGTTGCCGTTCTTGAACAGCATCAGAGTCGGGATACCACGCACGCCGTGCTTGGCCGGAGTCTCCTGGTTTTCGTCGATGTTCAGCTTGGCGATGGTCAGCTTGCCTTTGTAAGTCTCGGCAATTTCGTCCAGGACCGGGGCGATCATTTTGCACGGACCGCACCACTCAGCCCAATAGTCGACCAGTACCGCGCCTTCGGCCTTGAGTACGTCAGCCTCGAAGCTAGCGTCGCTAACGTGTTTGATCAGATCGCTGCTCATGGAAATCTCCGGGGTTGTCAGCAAAAAAACGTGGCCCATCATAGCGGCCCTTCCCGGGTTCAGGAAGCCGCAGTTGATTGAGTCTCGCTATGGTGGCGGATGTATTTGGGTATAGCGCCAGTCACGAGGCAGCCGGGGCCACGAAGGAAATCCCGGTACGCAGCGCAGCGTTACGTACATGTTCCTGCATGGCTTTTTGTGCGGCGCCCGAAGCGCGGCGAGCCAAGGCGCGAAGAATCTTGCGATGTTCCTGCCAGGTTTCCATCGCCCGCTCCGCCCTGATGAACGGTAGTTTCTGGCTTTCCAGGAAGAGTTCGGCGCTGGCCGTGAGAATGCTCAGCATGGCCTGGTTGCCGCTGGCCAGCAGGATTCGCCGATGAAATTCGAAATCCAGGCGCGCCGCGGCGTCGAAATCCCCGATCTTCAACTCCCGGCGCATGGCTTCCACGTTGTCTTGCAGTGTGTCGAGTTCATCGGCGCTCAGCGTCACCGCCGCCAACCCCGCCGCGAAACCTTCCAGGGCGTAGCGCAACTGGAAGATATCCACTGGCGAAGCCTGAGCCGCGAAGGGCCAGCGCGACGTCGGCTCGTTCTGCAAGAGCTCCACCGGCGATTGCACGAACACCCCTTTGCCCGGCTGCACGCTGATCAGTCCCAGGGCGCTCAACGACGAAAGCGCTTCGCGCAGCGACGCCCGGCTCACACCCAGTTGCAGCGCCAGGTCCCGTTGCGACGGCAGCACATCGCCAGGCCCGAAGCCTTCATCGGCGATCAGTTTGCGAATGGCTTGCAGCGCCACTTCAGGGACGGCGCGAGAGATGGAATTCATGATTTTTCAGACGAACCGGGCCAGTGAGCGGCTAGTTGTAAAGCTATTCGACGCGCCCGGCAAGTCGTGCCCCAGCAGGGTTCGGCGACAAATACCGACGCCCGATAACGGTGCGAAATGCAGCGCAACTGTTCAGACCAGTCAGACCGTCTCCCACCAGCAAAACCGTGGCTTTGGCGCAATAACGGGCGGTTTGGCATGGCCTGTGCTCTGTCCGAACGCAGAAATCACATCACCGATTGCGGAGATTCGCCATGATTCAGCGTTGCAGCGCCCTGCTCACTGCCCTGTTTGCCAGCCTGATGCTCTGTCAGCTACCCGCCCACGCCGATGGCCTGGAAGACGTGGTCAAGCGTGGCACGCTCAAGGTCGCCGTCCCCCAGGACTTTCCCCCGTTCGGCTCGGTAGGCCCGGATATGAAGCCCCGTGGCCTGGACATCGACACTGCGAAACTGCTGGCCGACCAGCTCAAGGTCAAACTTGAACTGACGCCGGTCAACAGCACCAACCGCATCCCATTCCTGACCACCGGCAAGGTCGACCTGGTCATCTCCAGCCTGGGCAAGAACCCCGAGCGGGAAAAGGTCATCGACTTTTCCAGTGCCTACGCGCCGTTCTACCTGGCGGTGTTCGGCCCGCCCGATGCAGCCATCAATGGCCTGGATGACCTCAAGGGCAAGACCATCAGCGTCACCCGTGGCGCCATCGAAGACATCGAGCTGACCAAGGTCGCCCCCGAAGGCGCCACCATCAAGCGCTTCGAAGACAACAACTCGACCATCGCCGCCTACCTGGCCGGCCAGGTGGACCTGATTGCCAGCGGCAACGTGGTAATGGTCGCCATCAGCGAACGCAACCCCAAGCGTGTCCCGGCGCTGAAGGTGAAACTCAAGGACTCGCCGGTGTACGTCGGCGTGAACAAAAACGAGCCCGCGCTGCTGGACAAGGTCAACCAGATCCTCGCCACCGCCAAGACCGATGGCAGCCTGGAAAAGAACTCCCAGACCTGGCTCAAGCAGCCGCTGCCGGCCGACCTCTGACCGTCGCTTGAGAGGCTGAGCATGGCTTATCAGTTCGATTTTCTGCCGGTGGTGCAAAACACCGAGCTGCTGCTGCGCGGTGCCTTGTTCACCCTGGAACTGACGGCCATCGGCGCGTTGCTCGGGGTTGGCCTGGGCATCGTCGGGGCCGTGGTGCGGGCGTGGAACATACGTCCGTTCTCGGCGATCTTCGGCGTGTACGTGGAGCTGATCCGCAACACGCCGTTCCTGGTGCAGCTGTTTTTCATCTTCTTCGGCCTGCCGTCCCTGGGCTTGCAGATTTCCGAATGGCAGGCGGCGGTGCTGGCGATGGTGATCAACCTCGGCGCCTATTCCACGGAGATCATTCGTGCCGGCATCCAGGCCATCCCGCGGGGGCAGCTGGAAGCCGCCGCGGCCCTGGCGATGAGCCGCTTCGAAGCCTTCCGCCACGTGGTGCTGCTGCCGGCGCTGGGCAAGGTCTGGCCGGCCCTGAGCAGCCAGATCATCATCGTGATGCTCGGCTCGGCGGTCTGTTCGCAGATCGCCACCGAAGAATTGAGCTTCGCCGCCAACTTCATTCAGTCGCGCAACTTCCGCGCCTTTGAAACCTATGCACTGACCACGCTGATCTATTTGTGCATGGCACTGTTGATCCGCCAGTTCCTGAACTGGGTGGGTCGCCGCTACATTGCCAGGAGCAGCCAATGAGCGATTTCACTTTCTGGGACGTGGTGCGCAACCTGCTCACGGGCTTGCAATGGACCCTGGCCTTGTCGTTGGTAGCGTTTATCGGCGGCGGGCTGATCGGCCTGCTGGTCATGGTCTTGCGCATTTCCAAAAACGCCCTGCCCCGCAACGTCGCCCGCACCTACATTGAGCTGTTCCAAGGCACGCCGCTGTTGATGCAGCTGTTCCTGGTGTTCTTCGGCGTGGCCCTGGCCGGGGTGGAGATTTCGCCCTGGATGGCCGCGGCGATTGCCTTGACGCTGTTTACCAGTGCCTATCTGGCGGAGATCTGGCGCGGTTGCGTCGAAGCGATCCCCAACGGTCAGTGGGAAGCCTCTTCGAGCCTGGCCCTCAACCCGCTGGAACAGTTGCGCTACGTGATCCTGCCCCAAGCCCTGCGCATCGCCGTGGCGCCGACCGTGGGCTTTTCGGTGCAGGTGGTCAAAGGCACCGCAGTGACCTCGATCATTGGTTTTACCGAACTGACCAAGACCGGCGGCATGCTCGCCAACGCCACGTTCGAGCCGTTCATGGTGTATGGCTTGGTGGCCCTCGGTTACTTCCTGCTCTGCTACCCCTTGTCCCTCAGTGCGCGCTACCTGGAAAGGAGACTGCATGCCTCTGCTTAGAATTTCCGCCCTGCATAAATACTACGGCGATCACCACGTGCTCAAAGGCATCGACCTGACCGTCGAGGAAGGCCAGGTGGTGGCGATCATCGGCCGCAGTGGCTCGGGCAAATCCACTTTGCTGCGCACCCTCAATGGCCTGGAGTCGATCAACGACGGCGTGATCGAAGTGGATGGCGAATACCTTGACGCCGCTCGTGCCGACCTGCGCAGCCTGCGGCAGAAAGTCGGGATGGTGTTCCAACAGTTCAACCTGTTCCCGCACCTGACGGTCGGCGAGAACGTGATGCTCGCACCGCAGGTTGTACAGAAAGTACCCAAGGCCAAGGCGGCTGAATTGGCGCGGCAGATGCTGGAACGGGTCGGCCTCGGCGAGAAGTTTGACGCCTTCCCTGACCGTTTGTCCGGTGGTCAGCAACAACGGGTAGCCATTGCCCGGGCCCTGGCGATGTCGCCGAAAGTACTGCTGTGCGACGAAATCACCTCGGCCCTGGACCCGGAACTGGTCAATGAAGTGCTCAGCGTGGTGCGGCAACTGGCCAAGGAAGGCATGACCCTGATCATGGTCACCCATGAAATGCGTTTCGCCCGGGAGGTCGGGGATAAACTGGTGTTCATGCACCAGGGCAAGGTGCATGAGGTCGGCGATCCCAAAGTGTTGTTCGCCGAGCCGCAGACGGCGGAGCTGGCGAATTTCATTGGGACGGTCGAACACGCCTGATCGCGCCTGTGGCGGGGGCGCAAGCTCGCGCTCGGTTGCACTGTAGGAGCTGCCGAAGGCTGTGATCTTTTGATCTTTCGCTTGAGACTCAAGCGTCCGGGGAAAGATCGCAGCCTCGCTTCGCTCGGCAGCTCCTACGGGCCCAGCGGGAGCAAGCGCCCTCGCCACAGTAAGCTGCTCTGGCTCAAGGGTTTGGATCAGGCGCGTTGGCGTAAGCGGTTGATCGTGGCAGGATGTCGAGGTTATCGACCGAGACTTTTTGACCATGCCGCCATCCCAAGCCAAGAATCTGTCCCTGATTGCTGCCATAGACCTGGGCTCCAATAGCTTCCACATGGTCGTCGCCAAGGCCCAGAACGGGGAAATCCGCATTCTTGAGCGACTCGGCGAGAAGGTCCAACTGGCTGCCGGTATCGACGAAGAGCGCAAGCTGAGCGAAGAATCCATCCAGCGCGGGCTCGATTGCCTCAAGCGATTCGCGCAACTGATCAACGGTCTGCCCTTGGGCGCGGTGCGGATCGTGGGCACAAACGCCCTGCGCGAAGCGCGTAACCGTGGCGAATTCATTCACCGCGCCGAAGAGATTCTCGGCCACCCGGTAGAGGTTATCTCCGGCCGTGAAGAGGCCCGCCTGATCTACCTCGGCGTGTCCCACACCCTGGCCGATACCCCAGGCAAGCGCCTGGTAGCCGACATCGGCGGCGGCAGTACCGAATTCATCATTGGCCAGCGTTTCGAGCCGCTGCTGCGCGAAAGTCTGCAGATGGGCTGCGTCAGCTACACCCAGCGCTATTTCCGCGACGGCAAGATCACCCCGGCTCGCTACGCCCAGGCCTATACGGCGGCGCGCCTGGAAATCATGAGCATCGAACATGCCCTGCACCGCCTGACCTGGGATGAAGCCATCGGCTCCTCGGGCACCATTCGCGCCATTGGCCTGGCGCTCAAGGCCGGCGGTCACGGCACCGGCGAGGTCAACGCCGAAGGTCTGGCCTGGCTCAAGCGCCGGGTGTTCAAACTCGGCGATGTAGACAAGATCGACTTCGAAGGCATCAAGCCTGACCGCCGGGCGATTTTCCCGGCGGGCCTGGCGATTCTGGAAGCGATTTTCGACGCCCTTGAACTGCAACGCATGGACCATTGCGAGGGTGCGCTGCGCGAAGGCGTGCTGTATGACCTACTGGGGCGTCATCACCACGAAGATGTCCGTGAACGCACCCTGGGCTCACTCATGGAGCGTTATCACGTCGACCAGGAACAGGCCGCGCGGGTCGAGCGCAAGGCGCTGCATGCCTTCGACCAGGTGGCCGATGACTGGGACCTGAACGACGGTGTCTGGCGCGAACTGCTGGGCTGGGCCGCCAAGGTGCATGAAGTGGGCCTGGACATCGCCCACTATCACTACCACAAGCACGGCGCCTACCTGATCGAGCACTCGGACCTGGCAGGCTTCTCCCGGGAAGACCAGCAGATGCTTGCGCTATTGGTGCGCGGCCACCGACGCAATATTCCCAAGGATAAATTTGCCGAGTTCGGCGATGAAGGCATCAAACTGATTCGCCTGTGCGTGCTGCTGCGCTTTGCGATTCTGTTCCACCACATCCGCGGCACCCAGGAAATGCCCCAGGTGGCCCTGCACGCCGATGGCGATCAATTGGATGTAATGTTTCCCGAGGGCTGGCTGGAAGAGAACCAACTGACCCAGGCCGACTTCGCCCAGGAGGCCGAATGGCTTACGCGGGTCGGGATTGTGCTGAACATTCACTGATCGGCACCACGGCAGGCTCCCCCGTAGCGAGGGAGCTTGCTCCCGCTCGGCTGCGCAGCCGTCGCAGGATCTGCCTGAAATGGAATTTTTCCTGACACACCGAGCTGAATGGCTTCAGGGCTGCTTCGCAGCCCAGCGGGAGCAGGCTCCCTCGCCACAAAAACCAAGCTCGCCTCCAGGCGTTTAACGAACCGCCAACACCGGGCTGCTCAGACGCTCCAGCAAGGTCGCCTGGGCGCTGCGCGGGTTCTGGTTGCCAGTCGGCGTGTTGCGGATGTAGCGACCATCCGACTGCAGGCTCCAGCTGTGGGTGTTGTCGGTAAGGTAGCTTTCCAGCTCTTTCTTGACCCGCAGGATCAGCTTCTTGCCTTCCACCGGGAAGCAAGTCTCGACCCGCTTGTCGAGGTTGCGCTCCATCCAGTCGGCGCTGGAGAGGAACATCTGCTCCTCGCCACCGTTGAGGAAGTAGAACACCCGGGTATGCTCCAGGAAACGCCCAATGATCGAGCGTACATGGATGTTATGGGAAACCCCCGGAATGCCCGGTCGCAGGCAGCACATGCCCCGCACCACCAGGTCGATGCGCACGCCCGACTGACTGGCCTTGTACAACGCGCGGATGATTTTCGGGTCGGTCAGCGAGTTGAACTTGGCAATGATATGGGCCGGCTTGCCTTCCAGGGCGAACTGGGTTTCCCGGGCGATCATGTCGAGCATGCCCTTTTTCAGGGTGAACGGCGCATGCAACAGCTTCTTCATGCGCAGGGTCTTGCCCATGCCGATCAACTGGCTGAACAACTTGCCGACGTCTTCGCACAAGGCGTCGTCCGAGGTCAGCAGGCTGTAGTCGGTATATAGACGGGCGTTGGCCGCGTGATAGTTACCGGTGCCCAAGTGAGCGTAACGCACGATCTCACCGGCTTCGCGGCGCAGGATGAGCATCATCTTGGCGTGGGTCTTGAAGCCGACCACGCCGTAGATCACCACCGCACCGGCCGCTTGCAGGCGGCTGGCCAGTTGCAGGTTGGATTCTTCATCGAAGCGTGCGCGCAATTCGATCACCGCTGTGACTTCCTTGCCGTTTCGCGCCGCGTCCACCAGGGCATCGACGATTTCCGAGTTGGCGCCACTGCGGTACAGGGTCTGGCGCACCGCCAATACGTGGGGATCCTTGGCCGCTTGGCGCAGCAGGTCGACCACCGGGGTGAAGGACTCGAACGGGTGCAACAGCAGGATGTCCTGCTTGCTGACCACGCTGAAAATATTCTCACTGTTCTGCAGCAGTTTCGGGATCTGCGGCGTGAACGGCAGGTATTGCAGTTCCGGATGGCTGTCCAGGCCCGTGATGCTGAACAGCCGGGTCAGGTTGACCGGACCGTTGACCTGATACAGCTCGGTCTCATGCAGATTGAATTGCTTGAGCAGATAATCAGACAGGTGTTTGGGGCAGGTATCGGCCACTTCCAGGCGCACCGCATCGCCGTAGCGACGGGAGAACAACTCACCGCGCAGGGCACGGGCCAGGTCTTCGACGTCCTCGGTGTCCACCGACAGGTCGGCGTTACGGGTCAGGCGGAACTGGTAGCAACCCTTGACCTTCATGCCCTGGAACAGGTCATCGGCGTGGGCATGGATCATCGACGACAGGAACACATAATTGTCGCCGGGGCCGCCGACGTCTTCCGGCACGCGGATGATGCGCGGCAACAGGCGTGGCGCCGGAATGATCGCCAGGCCGGAATCGCGACCGAAGGCGTCGATGCCTTCCAGTTCGACGATGAAGTTCAGGCTCTTGTTGACCAGCAACGGGAACGGGTGCGTGGGGTCGAGGCCGATCGGCGTAATGATCGGCGCGATCTCGTCACGGAAATAGCGACGTACCCAGGTCTTGATCTTGGTGTTCCAGTAGCGGCGACGGATGAAGCGCACCTGGTGCTTTTCCAGCTCTGGCAACAGGATCTCGTTGAGGATCGCGTATTGGCGGTCAACGTGGCCATGGACCAGTTCGCTGATGCGCGCCAGGGCCTGATGCGGCTGCAGGCCATCGGCACCGGCCTGTTCCCGGGCAAAGGTGATTTGCTTCTTCAGGCCGGCAACACGAATTTCGAAGAACTCGTCCAGGTTGCTGGAAAAGATCAACAGGAACTTCAGGCGTTCCAGCAGCGGGTAGGACTCGTCCAGCGCCTGTTCCAGCACGCGGATGTTGAACTGCAGTTGCGACAGCTCGCGATGGATGTACAGGCTGCTGTCATCCAGGTTGGGTACGGCAATCGCCGGGGCCGGGGGCGGCTCGATGACAGCCGGGGGAGCAGGCTCCAGCTCCGGCGGTGTTTCGGCAATTTGCTCGACCACGGGTTGAGCGTCTTTTACGGCAACTTCAGAGAGTCCTTCGGTATTCATCGCAAATTCCTGGGAGGCTATTTCTGCTCTCGTAACAATTGGGCGGCGCGCACGGCAAAATAAGTCAGGATGCCATCAGCTCCTGCGCGTTTGAAAGCGGTCAAGGACTCGAGGATCACCCCTTCGCCCAACCAGCCGTTCTGAATCGCGGCCATGTGCATGGCGTACTCGCCGCTGACCTGATAAACAAAAGTTGGCACTTTGAATTCTTCTTTGACCCGACAAAGAATGTCGAGGTAAGGCATGCCTGGCTTGACCATGACCATGTCTGCACCTTCTGACAAGTCAGCAGCCACTTCATGCAAGGCCTCGTGGCTGTTGGCCGGGTCCATCTGATAAGAGGCCTTGTTGGCCTTGCCCAGGTTCAGGGCCGAGCCGACCGCGTCGCGGAACGGACCGTAATAGGCGCTGGCGTACTTGGCCGAGTAGGCCATGATTCGCACGTTGACATGACCGGCCACCTCGAGGGCTTCGCGGATCGCCTGAATACGCCCATCCATCATGTCCGACGGCGCCACCACCTGGGCACCGGCCTCGGCGTGGGACAGCGCCTGGCGCACCAGTGCATCGACGGTGATGTCGTTCTGCACGTAGCCGTCTTCATCCAGAATGCCATCCTGCCCGTGAGTGGTGAACGGGTCCAACGCCACATCGGTGATCACCCCCAGCTCCGGGAAGCGCTCGCGCAAGGCGCGGGTGGCACGTTGCGCGATGCCTTCCGGGTTCCAGGCTTCGGCAGCATCCAGCGACTTGAGGGCCGGCGGCGTAACCGGGAACAGCGCCAGCGCCGGAATGCCCAGCTCGACCCACTTGGCGGCTTCTTCGAGCAGCAGATCGATGGTCAGACGCTCCACCCCGGGCATCGACGCCACCGCTTCGCGACGGTTCTCACCGTCCAGCACGAACACCGGCAGGATCAGGTCATCGGTGGTCAGCACGTTTTCACGCACCAGCCGACGAGAGAACTCATCACGGCGATTGCGACGCAGGCGGGTAGCAGGGAACAGACGGTTGGCGGGGGTAAAGCTCACGGCAGACTCCTGAGCCCGCGCTAACGGGCGAGCGTGACAGTTATAAGCGGCCATTATGACCAACGTATTACAGAAATGTGCACCTGCGTCCTGTCGTCGCAGTTATTGTCATTGTAGGAATTGTTCACGTCGAGACACATTTCGATACTTTCCTGAATGTGCCTGAAGGGTTAGGCTGCGCGTTCATTTCGCCAGCACCCAGACAATGCTCCAACAATTTCTGCATGACTTCGGCTACTTGGCCCTGTTTATCGGCACGTTCTTCGAAGGCGAAACCATCCTCGTGCTCGCAGGCTTCCTGGCGTTCCGTGGCTACATGGACATCAACCTGGTCGTGGTCGTGGCGTTTTGCGGCAGCTACGCGGGCGATCAGCTGTGGTATTTCCTGGGACGCAAACACGGGCGCAAGCTGCTGGCGCGCAAACCGCGCTGGCAATTGATGGGTGATCGCGCGCTGGAGCACATTCGCAAGCATCCGGACATCTGGGTCCTGAGCTTTCGCTTCGTCTATGGCCTGCGCACGGTGATGCCGGTGGCCATCGGCCTGTCAGGCTATCCGCCGGGCCGCTACCTGTTGCTCAACGGCATCGGTGCGGCGATCTGGGCCACGGCACTGGCAGCTGCCGCCTACCACTTTGGCGCGGTGCTCGAAGGCATGCTGGGCAGCATCAAGAAATACGAGCTGTGGGTACTCGGAGCCCTGCTGGTGCTGGGCTTGTGCCTGTGGGCGCGCCGACGCATCAAGAATGCGCGACTGGCAAAAAAAGTCCTTGAGGCCGAGCGGCTGGAACAGGCTCGATCCGG includes:
- a CDS encoding transporter substrate-binding domain-containing protein; amino-acid sequence: MIQRCSALLTALFASLMLCQLPAHADGLEDVVKRGTLKVAVPQDFPPFGSVGPDMKPRGLDIDTAKLLADQLKVKLELTPVNSTNRIPFLTTGKVDLVISSLGKNPEREKVIDFSSAYAPFYLAVFGPPDAAINGLDDLKGKTISVTRGAIEDIELTKVAPEGATIKRFEDNNSTIAAYLAGQVDLIASGNVVMVAISERNPKRVPALKVKLKDSPVYVGVNKNEPALLDKVNQILATAKTDGSLEKNSQTWLKQPLPADL
- the trxA gene encoding thioredoxin TrxA; amino-acid sequence: MSSDLIKHVSDASFEADVLKAEGAVLVDYWAEWCGPCKMIAPVLDEIAETYKGKLTIAKLNIDENQETPAKHGVRGIPTLMLFKNGNVEATKVGALSKSQLAAFLDANI
- a CDS encoding amino acid ABC transporter permease: MSDFTFWDVVRNLLTGLQWTLALSLVAFIGGGLIGLLVMVLRISKNALPRNVARTYIELFQGTPLLMQLFLVFFGVALAGVEISPWMAAAIALTLFTSAYLAEIWRGCVEAIPNGQWEASSSLALNPLEQLRYVILPQALRIAVAPTVGFSVQVVKGTAVTSIIGFTELTKTGGMLANATFEPFMVYGLVALGYFLLCYPLSLSARYLERRLHASA
- a CDS encoding FadR/GntR family transcriptional regulator, translated to MNSISRAVPEVALQAIRKLIADEGFGPGDVLPSQRDLALQLGVSRASLREALSSLSALGLISVQPGKGVFVQSPVELLQNEPTSRWPFAAQASPVDIFQLRYALEGFAAGLAAVTLSADELDTLQDNVEAMRRELKIGDFDAAARLDFEFHRRILLASGNQAMLSILTASAELFLESQKLPFIRAERAMETWQEHRKILRALARRASGAAQKAMQEHVRNAALRTGISFVAPAAS
- a CDS encoding amino acid ABC transporter permease; the protein is MAYQFDFLPVVQNTELLLRGALFTLELTAIGALLGVGLGIVGAVVRAWNIRPFSAIFGVYVELIRNTPFLVQLFFIFFGLPSLGLQISEWQAAVLAMVINLGAYSTEIIRAGIQAIPRGQLEAAAALAMSRFEAFRHVVLLPALGKVWPALSSQIIIVMLGSAVCSQIATEELSFAANFIQSRNFRAFETYALTTLIYLCMALLIRQFLNWVGRRYIARSSQ
- the ppx gene encoding exopolyphosphatase, giving the protein MPPSQAKNLSLIAAIDLGSNSFHMVVAKAQNGEIRILERLGEKVQLAAGIDEERKLSEESIQRGLDCLKRFAQLINGLPLGAVRIVGTNALREARNRGEFIHRAEEILGHPVEVISGREEARLIYLGVSHTLADTPGKRLVADIGGGSTEFIIGQRFEPLLRESLQMGCVSYTQRYFRDGKITPARYAQAYTAARLEIMSIEHALHRLTWDEAIGSSGTIRAIGLALKAGGHGTGEVNAEGLAWLKRRVFKLGDVDKIDFEGIKPDRRAIFPAGLAILEAIFDALELQRMDHCEGALREGVLYDLLGRHHHEDVRERTLGSLMERYHVDQEQAARVERKALHAFDQVADDWDLNDGVWRELLGWAAKVHEVGLDIAHYHYHKHGAYLIEHSDLAGFSREDQQMLALLVRGHRRNIPKDKFAEFGDEGIKLIRLCVLLRFAILFHHIRGTQEMPQVALHADGDQLDVMFPEGWLEENQLTQADFAQEAEWLTRVGIVLNIH
- the rho gene encoding transcription termination factor Rho, which codes for MNLTELKQKPITELLELAEQMGIENMARSRKQDVIFSLLKKHAKSGEEISGDGVLEILQDGFGFLRSADASYLAGPDDIYVSPSQIRRFNLRTGDTIVGKIRPPKEGERYFALLKVDTINFDRPENAKNKILFENLTPLFPTVRMKMEAGNGSTEDLTGRVIDLCAPIGKGQRGLIVAPPKAGKTIMLQNIAANIARNNPEVHLIVLLIDERPEEVTEMQRTVRGEVVASTFDEPPTRHVQVAEMVIEKAKRLVEHKKDVVILLDSITRLARAYNTVIPSSGKVLTGGVDAHALEKPKRFFGAARNIEEGGSLTIIATALVETGSKMDEVIYEEFKGTGNMELPLDRKIAEKRVFPAININRSGTRREELLTADDELQRMWILRKLLHPMDEVAAIEFLVDKLKQTKTNDEFFLSMKRK
- the ppk1 gene encoding polyphosphate kinase 1 — translated: MNTEGLSEVAVKDAQPVVEQIAETPPELEPAPPAVIEPPPAPAIAVPNLDDSSLYIHRELSQLQFNIRVLEQALDESYPLLERLKFLLIFSSNLDEFFEIRVAGLKKQITFAREQAGADGLQPHQALARISELVHGHVDRQYAILNEILLPELEKHQVRFIRRRYWNTKIKTWVRRYFRDEIAPIITPIGLDPTHPFPLLVNKSLNFIVELEGIDAFGRDSGLAIIPAPRLLPRIIRVPEDVGGPGDNYVFLSSMIHAHADDLFQGMKVKGCYQFRLTRNADLSVDTEDVEDLARALRGELFSRRYGDAVRLEVADTCPKHLSDYLLKQFNLHETELYQVNGPVNLTRLFSITGLDSHPELQYLPFTPQIPKLLQNSENIFSVVSKQDILLLHPFESFTPVVDLLRQAAKDPHVLAVRQTLYRSGANSEIVDALVDAARNGKEVTAVIELRARFDEESNLQLASRLQAAGAVVIYGVVGFKTHAKMMLILRREAGEIVRYAHLGTGNYHAANARLYTDYSLLTSDDALCEDVGKLFSQLIGMGKTLRMKKLLHAPFTLKKGMLDMIARETQFALEGKPAHIIAKFNSLTDPKIIRALYKASQSGVRIDLVVRGMCCLRPGIPGVSHNIHVRSIIGRFLEHTRVFYFLNGGEEQMFLSSADWMERNLDKRVETCFPVEGKKLILRVKKELESYLTDNTHSWSLQSDGRYIRNTPTGNQNPRSAQATLLERLSSPVLAVR
- a CDS encoding amino acid ABC transporter ATP-binding protein, with the translated sequence MPLLRISALHKYYGDHHVLKGIDLTVEEGQVVAIIGRSGSGKSTLLRTLNGLESINDGVIEVDGEYLDAARADLRSLRQKVGMVFQQFNLFPHLTVGENVMLAPQVVQKVPKAKAAELARQMLERVGLGEKFDAFPDRLSGGQQQRVAIARALAMSPKVLLCDEITSALDPELVNEVLSVVRQLAKEGMTLIMVTHEMRFAREVGDKLVFMHQGKVHEVGDPKVLFAEPQTAELANFIGTVEHA
- the hemB gene encoding porphobilinogen synthase, producing the protein MSFTPANRLFPATRLRRNRRDEFSRRLVRENVLTTDDLILPVFVLDGENRREAVASMPGVERLTIDLLLEEAAKWVELGIPALALFPVTPPALKSLDAAEAWNPEGIAQRATRALRERFPELGVITDVALDPFTTHGQDGILDEDGYVQNDITVDALVRQALSHAEAGAQVVAPSDMMDGRIQAIREALEVAGHVNVRIMAYSAKYASAYYGPFRDAVGSALNLGKANKASYQMDPANSHEALHEVAADLSEGADMVMVKPGMPYLDILCRVKEEFKVPTFVYQVSGEYAMHMAAIQNGWLGEGVILESLTAFKRAGADGILTYFAVRAAQLLREQK